GCACGAAGCGCCCGCCGTACGGCCCAAAATGCCCCATCGCGTCCGGAAGTTCCATCATAGATGTCATACGGCGAGTCCGTTCACTGCGCGGATGAAGGCTTCGATTCTCGATGCGTCCTTTTTGCCGTTTGTTTCGACGCCGCTCGACACGTCGACCGCCCATGGCCGCACGACGCGGATCGCCTCGCCGACGTTCTCCGGCGTCAGGCCGCCCGCGAGCCACATTGCGCACTTCGACGCAACGTCGCGCGCTACGTCCCAATCGCCGCGTGCGCCCCTGCCACTGCTACCGTCGAGCATGAACGCGATCGCGGCATCGGACTCAAGCGCGGCGCGCACGTCGGCGGCGGTCATGCCCGGAAGCTCGCGCACTACTTTGACGGTCTGTCGCGTCGCGAGCAGCGCGTCGGACCACGGCTCGGCGCCGCTGAGCTGCACCATGTCCAGGCCCACCTCGTCGGCGATCTCGTTGACCTCGTCGATCGGCTGATCTTTGAACACGCCGACGACGAGCGGCCGCTTGCGGGCGAGCAGCCGGTCGAGTGCCTGCGCACCGTGCGCGAACCACGCCTCGGGGCTGTCGAAGCGGCCGGGATGCAGCGGCGGCGGCTCGTCCTGCTCGTGCAGCGACATCGGTTCGCCGACGGCGCGCGCGATCACCGCGGCTTCATCCAGCGACACGCGGCGGCGGCTATCCGCAAACATGATGCCGATGAAGTCGGCGCCCGCCTCGGCAGCGGCGATGGCGTCGGCGGCGCGCATGCAGCCGCAGATCTTGACGCGCGTCATGCGGGCACCCCCGCGCGAATGTGTGCAACCGCCTTTTCGACGATCTCGTCGAGCGGGCGGAGCGTATCCAGCACCAGCCGCTCGCACGACGGTTCGACAATCCTTTCGGCAAGGTCGAAGCGGTACGGCTCGCGCGGCTGCGAGATCAGCGCGTCACGCACGGCGAGTCGCTCGACGAGCACGCCGCGGTCGCTGCAGACGCACTCGACCATGACGTAGTTGGCGCCGGCCTCGTCCGCGACCTGGCGCGAGCGCTGCTGCACCAGCGGCCAATACGCCGGGTTGTCGAAGACGAGCGAGTGCCCCTGGTGCGCGATCGAGCGCGCCATCGCCCAGTAGACGTCGTACGCAGGCGGTCCGGCGGCGGCGTTGTCGTATCCCGTCGCGGTCATGATCGCAGCCTTCACGACATCCTTATCGAGCACGACGGCGCCCAGCCGCGCACCGATCTCCTTCGCGACGGTGCTCTTGCCGCTTCCCGGCTCTCCGTGCATCTGCACGACGATTGCCATCAGAACACGAACTCCCGCATCTTCTCGCGCACGTCGCTCGCCGTCATCAGAGCCTCGCCGACCAGCACGGCGTGTACCCCCGCGTTCGCCATGCGCTCGGCGTCGGCGCGCGTATGGACGCCGCTCAGCGCGGCGACGACCTTGTCGTTGGGGATCAGCGGTCGCAGCCGTTCCGTGACGGCGAGATCGACGTCGAACGTGCGCAGATCGCGATTGTTGATGCCAATGACGTCGGCGTCGAC
This is a stretch of genomic DNA from Dehalococcoidia bacterium. It encodes these proteins:
- a CDS encoding ATP-binding protein, coding for MAIVVQMHGEPGSGKSTVAKEIGARLGAVVLDKDVVKAAIMTATGYDNAAAGPPAYDVYWAMARSIAHQGHSLVFDNPAYWPLVQQRSRQVADEAGANYVMVECVCSDRGVLVERLAVRDALISQPREPYRFDLAERIVEPSCERLVLDTLRPLDEIVEKAVAHIRAGVPA
- a CDS encoding phosphoribosylanthranilate isomerase, with protein sequence MTRVKICGCMRAADAIAAAEAGADFIGIMFADSRRRVSLDEAAVIARAVGEPMSLHEQDEPPPLHPGRFDSPEAWFAHGAQALDRLLARKRPLVVGVFKDQPIDEVNEIADEVGLDMVQLSGAEPWSDALLATRQTVKVVRELPGMTAADVRAALESDAAIAFMLDGSSGRGARGDWDVARDVASKCAMWLAGGLTPENVGEAIRVVRPWAVDVSSGVETNGKKDASRIEAFIRAVNGLAV